One segment of Sesamum indicum cultivar Zhongzhi No. 13 linkage group LG4, S_indicum_v1.0, whole genome shotgun sequence DNA contains the following:
- the LOC105160015 gene encoding protein GDAP2 homolog isoform X1 — MYRAGAATTNRGGLPTDSGDSTLTLDQVPRWSDSEHRYLYENEDPSFPNLYFPDPLTSASGGETSGNGMISRFPVDHEINSKIYLWRGDPWNLEVDAVVNSTNENLDEAHSSPGLHAAAGPGLAEECATLGGCRTGMAKVTHAYDLPARRVIHTVGPKYAVKYHTAAENALSHCYRSCLELLVENGLRSIAMGCIYTETKNYPREPAAHVAIRTVRRFLEKQKDKIEAVVFCTTTASDTEIYKRLLPLYFPRDKQEEAIAILKLPADVGDENGETVIDERKIRIKPLPNLKKTGSRIHEISTDLPVSDIGLTRRDSSYLDSYLDPAFMSLIKDPDQRRREQWEKAAEARSGWNFAKMLGYGDLGGPPLSAAEEYSLHSRYLGKANSLNLSEIAEMKIVYRGGVDNEGRPVMVVVGAHFLLRCLDLERFVLYVVKEFEPLIQKPYTIVYFHSAASLQMQPDLGWMKRLEQILGRKHRHNLHAIYVLHPTFGLKAAIFGLQLLVDNMVWKKVVYVDRLLQLFRYVPREQLTIPDFVFQHDLEVNGGKGVIVDPRTKYIYQRP, encoded by the exons ATGTACCGGGCTGGGGCTGCAACCACTAATCGAGGCGGTTTGCCAACAGATAGTGGAGATTCCACACTAACACTAGATCAAGTTCCACGTTGGAGTGATTCAGAGCATAGATACTTGTATGAGAATGAAGATCCTTCTTTTCCAAATTTATACTTTCCAGACCCTTTGACATCAGCCTCTGGGGGTGAGACTAGTGGCAATGGCATGATATCAAGGTTCCCTGTGGATCATGAAATTAActcaaaaatatatctttGGAGGGGGGACCCTTGGAATCTTGAGGTGGATGCTGTAGTTAACTCAACAAACGAG AACTTAGATGAAGCGCATAGCAGTCCTGGTTTGCATGCTGCAGCTGGTCCGGGTCTTGCAGAAGAATGTGCAACACTG GGTGGCTGCCGAACAGGGATGGCAAAAGTTACGCATGCATATGACCTGCCGGCAag GAGGGTTATACATACTGTTGGTCCCAAGTATGCTGTGAAATATCACACTGCTGCAGAGAATGCTTTGAGTCATTGTTATCGATCTTGCCTTGAACTTCTCGTTGAAAATGGGCTGAGGAG CATTGCTATGGGCTGTATATATACAGAGACCAAAAATTATCCTCGAGAACCAGCTGCCCATGTGGCAATAA GAACTGTGAGACGATTTCTTGAGAaacaaaaggataaaatagAAGCAGTCGTATTTTGTACTACAACAGCATCTGAcacagaaatatataaaag ATTGCTTCCGCTTTACTTTCCACGGGATAAACAAGAGGAGGCGATAGCTATTTTGAAACTTCCCGCAGATGTTGGAGATGAAAATGGTGAGACGGTCATAGATGAACGGAAAATTAGAATAAAGCCTTTACCTAATTTGAAGAAGACTGGTTCAAGAATTCATGAAATCTCTACTGATCTTCCAGTCAGTGATATCGGGTTAACAAGACG GGACTCCTCATACTTGGATTCATATTTGGATCCTGCTTTTATGTCCTTGATCAAAGATCCAGATCAGAGACGCAGAGAACAGTGGGAGAAAGCTGCTGAGGCACGAAGTGGTTGGAATTTTGCTAAAATGCTTGGATATGGTGACCTTGGGGGTCCTCCTTTATCTGCCGCTGAAGAATATTCCCTTCATTCTAGATATCTTGGCAAAGCAAATTCACTTAACCTGTCTGAAATTGCTGAAATGAAAATAGT TTACCGAGGTGGGGTTGATAATGAAGGTCGTCCAGTGATGGTGGTGGTTGGAGCACACTTTTTGCTAAGGTGTCTTGATCTAGAGCGGTTTGTGTTGTATGTAGTAAAG GAGTTTGAGCCCTTGATACAAAAGCCTTATACCATCGTTTATTTCCACTCCGCAGCATCCTTACAGAT GCAACCGGATCTGGGATGGATGAAGAGGTTAGAGCAAATACTTGGTCGAAAGCACCGACATAATCTTCAT GCAATATACGTCCTCCATCCAACCTTTGGACTAAAGGCTGCGATATTTGGCTTGCAGCTACTTGTGGACAACATG GTGTGGAAGAAGGTAGTCTATGTCGATCGTCTTCTACAGCTATTCAGATATGTCCCCCGTGAGCAGTTAACCATCCCAGATTTCGTCTTCCA GCATGATCTGGAAGTAAACGGAGGGAAGGGCGTAATTGTGGATCCTAGAACGAAGTATATCTATCAGCGGCCGTAG
- the LOC105160015 gene encoding protein GDAP2 homolog isoform X2, with protein sequence MYRAGAATTNRGGLPTDSGDSTLTLDQVPRWSDSEHRYLYENEDPSFPNLYFPDPLTSASGGETSGNGMISRFPVDHEINSKIYLWRGDPWNLEVDAVVNSTNENLDEAHSSPGLHAAAGPGLAEECATLGGCRTGMAKVTHAYDLPARRVIHTVGPKYAVKYHTAAENALSHCYRSCLELLVENGLRSIAMGCIYTETKNYPREPAAHVAIRTVRRFLEKQKDKIEAVVFCTTTASDTEIYKRLLPLYFPRDKQEEAIAILKLPADVGDENGETVIDERKIRIKPLPNLKKTGSRIHEISTDLPVSDIGLTRRDSSYLDSYLDPAFMSLIKDPDQRRREQWEKAAEARSGWNFAKMLGYGDLGGPPLSAAEEYSLHSRYLGKANSLNLSEIAEMKIVYRGGVDNEGRPVMVVVGAHFLLRCLDLERFVLYVVKEFEPLIQKPYTIVYFHSAASLQIVFVTASLRSKYHAQEYSYDFIFHPV encoded by the exons ATGTACCGGGCTGGGGCTGCAACCACTAATCGAGGCGGTTTGCCAACAGATAGTGGAGATTCCACACTAACACTAGATCAAGTTCCACGTTGGAGTGATTCAGAGCATAGATACTTGTATGAGAATGAAGATCCTTCTTTTCCAAATTTATACTTTCCAGACCCTTTGACATCAGCCTCTGGGGGTGAGACTAGTGGCAATGGCATGATATCAAGGTTCCCTGTGGATCATGAAATTAActcaaaaatatatctttGGAGGGGGGACCCTTGGAATCTTGAGGTGGATGCTGTAGTTAACTCAACAAACGAG AACTTAGATGAAGCGCATAGCAGTCCTGGTTTGCATGCTGCAGCTGGTCCGGGTCTTGCAGAAGAATGTGCAACACTG GGTGGCTGCCGAACAGGGATGGCAAAAGTTACGCATGCATATGACCTGCCGGCAag GAGGGTTATACATACTGTTGGTCCCAAGTATGCTGTGAAATATCACACTGCTGCAGAGAATGCTTTGAGTCATTGTTATCGATCTTGCCTTGAACTTCTCGTTGAAAATGGGCTGAGGAG CATTGCTATGGGCTGTATATATACAGAGACCAAAAATTATCCTCGAGAACCAGCTGCCCATGTGGCAATAA GAACTGTGAGACGATTTCTTGAGAaacaaaaggataaaatagAAGCAGTCGTATTTTGTACTACAACAGCATCTGAcacagaaatatataaaag ATTGCTTCCGCTTTACTTTCCACGGGATAAACAAGAGGAGGCGATAGCTATTTTGAAACTTCCCGCAGATGTTGGAGATGAAAATGGTGAGACGGTCATAGATGAACGGAAAATTAGAATAAAGCCTTTACCTAATTTGAAGAAGACTGGTTCAAGAATTCATGAAATCTCTACTGATCTTCCAGTCAGTGATATCGGGTTAACAAGACG GGACTCCTCATACTTGGATTCATATTTGGATCCTGCTTTTATGTCCTTGATCAAAGATCCAGATCAGAGACGCAGAGAACAGTGGGAGAAAGCTGCTGAGGCACGAAGTGGTTGGAATTTTGCTAAAATGCTTGGATATGGTGACCTTGGGGGTCCTCCTTTATCTGCCGCTGAAGAATATTCCCTTCATTCTAGATATCTTGGCAAAGCAAATTCACTTAACCTGTCTGAAATTGCTGAAATGAAAATAGT TTACCGAGGTGGGGTTGATAATGAAGGTCGTCCAGTGATGGTGGTGGTTGGAGCACACTTTTTGCTAAGGTGTCTTGATCTAGAGCGGTTTGTGTTGTATGTAGTAAAG GAGTTTGAGCCCTTGATACAAAAGCCTTATACCATCGTTTATTTCCACTCCGCAGCATCCTTACAGAT AGTTTTTGTTACTGCCTCTTTAAGGTCAAAATACCATGCCCAAGAGTATAGTTATGATTTCATTTTCCACCCTGTTTGA